The following are encoded together in the Malaya genurostris strain Urasoe2022 chromosome 3, Malgen_1.1, whole genome shotgun sequence genome:
- the LOC131439119 gene encoding uncharacterized protein LOC131439119 isoform X2, whose translation MSTDVSSQWRSLGFNGKSESRSRSPVAQSLPQLPKLIPFPEKKVANKNVRKKNNNNNLNKINRNLDKSITSQSEIVIDGSKFNLKPIIKLKAVPWPQHNSNKKQQQQQPQDEDIGDDINSKFTKNDSSITCDEKIRRPAEKRQHYNIVAGERKDVDATKLIFRRRNTTPTTSRSVTSVVATTNKTRTLSTPATSAEDSMQSVPGSTEKPTLTFNSAEVLDTALMRNVKAEPSSKVPKRIFKQEPRESPVTPITALIKCEETIETHRKSNRRRQFTDRIIDTMCIPEFYFKARCRSKTKASSSKKRNPVAIAAAAANRTNIRVTQNKNKTNTSNGSSSISCKKAKEVNTLEECTVPRLNPIFLFVKQEDTRIVEVRCEDYDRRNRIRITKTSNGLWRSYPRTDPSSSVVFSLLPRHENKTEQSTLHSDGIPKAELPKYKKSHKKKKKHKKEVKQRALMKRTLLRPGSRISLNVHEVNESQLFNDEVNNEDDDVIDITLCDEQDASDSFMDLSRSNVNVENISNRNNLTVDSNNISNYSDCNTNNSSLNIATSLEEISTSSINATRKTDSNKDDASDNDVELIPESQEIVQHGLNDGNSWSEELDNIEAQIPSTIISVQKLQRNRAIAHVGDNVEQHTTTAALNNLIALNELEFNHQENHANECIEKTFSYHLESLQAVAAVAAAAAAAVRGASATITDASKQSTIGETTDAAVSGTAPATSPTIPRVGASVSVKEVGEQGGKSLHTSTTSDAPTVHEIDDDGDEVCVLESEPVQQQQQTKGRNENMCLDSAVYENCKTESDCIQNAEVQPHITISSDSELEDDDPKHHHLSEFNDCSDLIEGIREIQSANPEDLLHANCGENTMTGAELLDSLVEQRCEDNHISGTDDLKNTVYSISDDYNDDDDVLLESEPVADIISRLGESLSTSPKCLSFNEAGEIEGLTGDLFDTTHHSLQMDDNLPNPFSSQNPTLDELSITIKDLTDSSEHANSYFISADKTNKESEAPIVISPDSCQEELPKDLSCRKRSEKSTDSIVTLSPSPRPISHSSDAIQSPQPSGLPAVPPSPDIFLQPKSISSAVMETLISQASSTGAKPRTIQQKEPLNLGKCRKSASPTVSCSEEAKRQSSTEDEPKPKRIKTDPESKTSNNCESTPGPTTDSNSIAISTGSSSTSSSSSHGNHGDSTRLVEMLTSGNDPDALTQLRLLIGNPAWKVPDPLLVPKDRLNAVLASPAREIPLLLTTRPELRLPEAFAFPNILQDPDILVISLSQLEKILETQDELLKMKTKTDASKKTAPSPLEVLKQTLTAQAAKQNPMMSSLLASGLAGDIDAATAAAFNQMLWLPYLGQMGQFGPELLKAMMNIPNSSPNVSDMLPFMGPRFQDFCGLASNPMDYKRQLEFAMWQDALSQVNSASLQRKQEAQKKAATTAVHVDRKPIIPPKTLEQQRSVAAVAAAASLFQQQTQQNKKPTSVMNQLNSLSIPQFMTPSMPNNRFNSNTRATTMQSPSSLQQQFSPTGFKNMPNLMSQAASAQMRQQTHRPQLSAAQKSRQSTNPMFSNNPFLNLPNNFQEFHEQQQQIARKLQKEQHHTREQMQHHQEEQKPRVTCKSLMNLLQPEKQQQLQKHNTNNKLANLMALPGIELYAAGQHDQIQQQLFLQQQQQQQQLLLQQQHLLQQQQQQSQQQQQQQQGKLKVKPGLHLLDPAAIQRRLLNTDELPEVGSTTNGIDDTTDLTSPLWHPLFGR comes from the coding sequence ATGAGTACAGACGTTAGTTCGCAATGGAGATCACTCGGATTCAACGGCAAGTCCGAGTCTCGGTCCAGATCTCCTGTTGCCCAATCTCTCCCCCAGTTACCTAAATTAATTCCTTTCCCAGAGAAGAAAGTAGCAAATAAAAATGTACGCAAgaaaaacaataacaataacctgAATAAGATTAACAGAAACCTTGACAAATCTATCACCTCACAATCAGAAATTGTTATCGACGGAAGCAAGTTTAACTTGAAACCAATCATTAAACTAAAAGCAGTTCCTTGGCCCCAACATAATTCCAATAAgaaacagcaacaacagcaaccgCAGGACGAAGACATCGGGGACGACATTAATAGTAAATTTACGAAAAATGACAGTAGTATAACGTGTGATGAAAAAATACGTCGCCCTGCTGAAAAGAGACAGCACTACAATATTGTTGCAGGGGAACGGAAAGATGTTGATGCGACTAAGCTGATATTTCGACGACGCAACACAACCCCTACAACAAGTCGTAGTGTGACAAGTGTCGTTGCTACaactaacaaaactcgcacgttaTCTACCCCAGCCACTTCTGCTGAGGACAGTATGCAATCCGTGCCGGGGAGCACGGAAAAGCCAACGCTAACGTTCAACAGTGCCGAAGTATTAGACACAGCCCTCATGAGGAACGTTAAAGCGGAGCCCAGCAGTAAAGTTCCAAAGCGAATTTTTAAACAGGAGCCAAGAGAAAGTCCTGTCACGCCAATCACCGCACTGATAAAATGCGAAGAAACCATCGAAACACATCGTAAATCGAATCGACGGAGACAATTCACCGatcgaataattgatacaatgtGCATACCGGAATTCTATTTCAAAGCCAGGTGTCGAAGTAAAACCAAAGCAAGCAGTTCTAAAAAAAGAAACCCGGTAGCTATAGCAGCTGCAGCTGCCAATAGAACCAATATCCGGGtaacacaaaacaaaaacaaaacaaacaccaGCAACGGCTCCAGTAGTATCAGTTGCAAAAAGGCAAAAGAGGTTAACACCCTAGAAGAATGTACCGTTCCCCGGTTGAATCCGATTTTTCTTTTTGTGAAGCAAGAAGATACACGCATTGTCGAGGTTCGTTGTGAGGACTATGACAGACGAAATCGTATACGAATAACCAAAACTTCTAATGGACTCTGGAGATCGTATCCACGTACGGACCCCAGTTCGTCGGTGGTGTTTTCTCTGTTGCCGAGACATGAAAACAAGACGGAACAGTCAACATTGCACTCAGACGGCATTCCAAAAGCAGAACTACCAAAGTACAAAAAATCTcacaagaagaaaaagaaacacAAAAAGGAAGTGAAACAAAGGGCGTTGATGAAGCGAACACTTCTTCGACCAGGGAGTAGAATAAGTTTGAATGTACATGAAGTTAATGAGTCCCAATTGTTCAACGATGAAGTGAACAATGAAGATGATGATGTTATTGACATAACGTTGTGTGACGAGCAGGATGCTAGTGACAGTTTTATGGATTTGAGCCGGTCAAATGTTAAtgttgaaaatattagtaatcGGAATAATTTAACCGTTGATAGTAACAATATCAGTAATTATAGTGATTGCAATACCAACAACAGTAGTCTAAATATCGCCACTAGCCTAGAAGAAATCAGTACCAGTAGTATTAATGCCACACGTAAAACAGATAGCAATAAGGACGACGCTAGTGACAACGACGTTGAGTTGATTCCAGAGTCCCAGGAAATCGTTCAACATGGACTGAATGATGGCAATAGTTGGTCGGAAGAACTGGATAATATCGAGGCACAGATACCATCAACTATCATCTCGGTGCAAAAGCTTCAACGCAATCGTGCCATTGCGCATGTCGGAGACAATGTTGAACAGCACACAACAACAGCGGCGCTCAATAATTTGATTGCACTAAATGAACTTGAGTTTAATCATCAGGAAAACCACGCGAACGAGTGCATTGAGAAAACATTCTCCTATCATTTGGAATCCCTGCAAGCGGTTGCGGCGGTGGCAGCTGCGGCTGCCGCCGCTGTCAGAGGTGCCTCCGCAACCATAACCGATGCAAGCAAACAGAGCACCATTGGTGAAACTACTGATGCTGCTGTCAGTGGTACAGCGCCCGCCACCAGCCCCACCATTCCAAGAGTAGGCGCTAGTGTGAGTGTAAAAGAAGTTGGGGAACAAGGTGGCAAATCGTTGCACacatcaacaacttccgatGCACCGACTGTGCATGAGATTGACGACGATGGAGACGAAGTGTGCGTTCTGGAGTCGGAGCCagtacagcagcagcaacaaacaAAAGgacgaaatgaaaatatgtgcctgGATAGCGCAGTATACGAAAATTGTAAGACGGAATCGGATTGCATCCAGAACGCGGAAGTGCAACCGCATATCACAATCAGTAGTGACAGTGAGCTGGAAGATGATGATCCAAAGCATCATCATTTGAGTGAATTTAACGATTGCAGTGACCTGATCGAAGGAATTCGTGAGATACAGTCTGCCAATCCGGAGGATTTACTACATGCCAACTGTGGTGAAAATACAATGACTGGTGCGGAGTTGCTCGATTCGCTGGTAGAGCAACGGTGTGAAGACAATCATATCTCGGGAACGGATGATCTCAAAAATACAGTTTATTCCATATCAGATGATTATAATGACGACGATGATGTTCTATTGGAATCAGAACCTGTTGCCGACATTATCTCCCGTCTTGGCGAATCTCTGAGTACATCACCAAAGTGTTTATCATTTAACGAAGCTGGTGAAATTGAAGGACTGACCGGTGATTTGTTCGATACCACACACCACTCTCTGCAAATGGACGATAACTTACCAAATCCATTTTCGTCGCAGAACCCAACACTTGACGAGTTATCAATTACGATAAAAGATCTAACCGATAGCAGCGAACATGCAAATTCTTATTTTATCAGTGCGGATAAAACGAACAAAGAATCTGAAGCTCCTATTGTTATATCACCCGATTCCTGCCAGGAAGAACTACCAAAAGATCTCAGCTGTCGCAAACGTAGTGAGAAGAGTACTGATTCAATTGTAACTCTCTCCCCATCACCCCGGCCAATATCACACAGTTCCGATGCCATTCAATCACCACAACCTAGTGGTTTACCAGCAGTCCCACCGTCGCCGGATATTTTCCTGCAACCGAAATCAATTTCAAGCGCCGTAATGGAAACACTCATTTCTCAAGCTTCCTCAACTGGTGCAAAACCTAGAACAATACAACAGAAAGAACCTCTGAATCTCGGTAAATGTCGAAAATCTGCTAGTCCGACGGTCAGCTGCTCGGAAGAGGCTAAGCGGCAATCAAGCACCGAAGATGAACCGAAACCCAAACGAATCAAAACCGATCCTGAGTCCAAAACATCCAACAATTGTGAATCAACTCCTGGTCCAACAACGGACAGCAATTCAATTGCTATAAGTACAGGCAGCAGTAGCACAAGTAGCTCATCCAGTCACGGTAATCATGGGGATTCCACTCGATTGGTGGAAATGCTTACCTCTGGTAACGATCCAGATGCACTTACGCAGTTGCGTTTGCTAATCGGTAACCCAGCATGGAAAGTACCTGATCCACTACTAGTGCCAAAAGATCGTCTCAATGCAGTTCTGGCATCGCCAGCCCGGGAAATTCCACTGTTACTAACCACTCGACCCGAACTGCGATTACCTGAAGCATTTGCGTTTCCGAATATTCTACAGGACCCGGACATTCTGGTTATATCATTATCGCAACTAGAAAAaatattagaaactcaagatgAGCTACTAAAGATGAAAACGAAAACGGATGCTAGTAAGAAAACTGCTCCGAGCCCGTTGGAAGTGTTGAAACAAACGCTCACAGCTCAAGCAGCCAAGCAAAACCCTATGATGAGTTCACTTCTGGCTTCCGGTTTGGCCGGAGATATCGATGCTGCTACGGCAGCAGCGTTTAATCAGATGCTCTGGTTACCATATCTAGGTCAGATGGGGCAATTCGGTCCTGAATTGCTGAAAGCAATGATGAACATTCCGAACTCCTCCCCAAATGTTTCCGATATGTTACCGTTCATGGGTCCAAGGTTTCAGGATTTCTGTGGATTAGCCAGTAACCCTATGGATTACAAGCGTCAGCTAGAGTTCGCCATGTGGCAAGATGCATTGAGCCAAGTCAACAGTGCCAGTTTGCAGCGGAAACAAGAAGCTCAGAAGAAAGCAGCAACCACAGCAGTTCATGTTGATCGCAAGCCTATAATACCGCCAAAGACCTTAGAGCAGCAAAGATCTGTGGCAGCAGTGGCTGCGGCTGCCAGTTTGTTCCAACAGCAaactcaacaaaataaaaaaccaACCTCCGTAATGAACCAACTTAACTCCCTCTCAATACCTCAATTTATGACGCCCTCGATGCCAAACAACCGTTTCAACAGTAATACACGAGCCACAACCATGCAATCTCCTTCATCACTTCAGCAGCAGTTCAGTCCGACAGGATTCAAAAATATGCCAAACTTGATGAGTCAGGCTGCGAGCGCACAGATGCGACAGCAAACCCACCGGCCGCAACTATCTGCTGCTCAGAAGAGTAGACAAAGTACCAATCCCATGTTCTCAAACAATCCCTTCTTGAACCTTCCAAACAACTTCCAAGAATTCCACGAACAACAGCAACAAATCGCTCGGAAGTTACAAAAAGAACAACATCACACCCGAGAACAGATGCAGCATCATCAAGAAGAGCAGAAACCTCGAGTTACCTGCAAATCATTGATGAATTTACTGCAACCGGAGAAACAACAGCAACTGCAGAAACACAATACCAACAATAAACTAGCTAATCTAATGGCTTTACCTGGTATTGAACTATATGCAGCTGGTCAACATGACCAGATTCAGCAGCAATTGTTCctacagcagcaacagcagcaacaacaactgcTGCTCCAACAGCAGCATTTgctacaacagcagcagcaacaatctcaacaacaacaacagcagcaacaaggaAAATTAAAAGTAAAACCCGGATTGCATCTGCTAGATCCGGCAGCCATTCAGAGGCGGCTGCTGAACACCGATGAGTTGCCCGAAGTGGGTAGCACCACCAACGGAATTGATGATACGACGGATCTAACCTCCCCGTTGTGGCATCCACTGTTTGGAAGGTAA
- the LOC131439119 gene encoding uncharacterized protein LOC131439119 isoform X1, which yields MSTDVSSQWRSLGFNGKSESRSRSPVAQSLPQLPKLIPFPEKKVANKNVRKKNNNNNLNKINRNLDKSITSQSEIVIDGSKFNLKPIIKLKAVPWPQHNSNKKQQQQQPQDEDIGDDINSKFTKNDSSITCDEKIRRPAEKRQHYNIVAGERKDVDATKLIFRRRNTTPTTSRSVTSVVATTNKTRTLSTPATSAEDSMQSVPGSTEKPTLTFNSAEVLDTALMRNVKAEPSSKVPKRIFKQEPRESPVTPITALIKCEETIETHRKSNRRRQFTDRIIDTMCIPEFYFKARCRSKTKASSSKKRNPVAIAAAAANRTNIRVTQNKNKTNTSNGSSSISCKKAKEVNTLEECTVPRLNPIFLFVKQEDTRIVEVRCEDYDRRNRIRITKTSNGLWRSYPRTDPSSSVVFSLLPRHENKTEQSTLHSDGIPKAELPKYKKSHKKKKKHKKEVKQRALMKRTLLRPGSRISLNVHEVNESQLFNDEVNNEDDDVIDITLCDEQDASDSFMDLSRSNVNVENISNRNNLTVDSNNISNYSDCNTNNSSLNIATSLEEISTSSINATRKTDSNKDDASDNDVELIPESQEIVQHGLNDGNSWSEELDNIEAQIPSTIISVQKLQRNRAIAHVGDNVEQHTTTAALNNLIALNELEFNHQENHANECIEKTFSYHLESLQAVAAVAAAAAAAVRGASATITDASKQSTIGETTDAAVSGTAPATSPTIPRVGASVSVKEVGEQGGKSLHTSTTSDAPTVHEIDDDGDEVCVLESEPVQQQQQTKGRNENMCLDSAVYENCKTESDCIQNAEVQPHITISSDSELEDDDPKHHHLSEFNDCSDLIEGIREIQSANPEDLLHANCGENTMTGAELLDSLVEQRCEDNHISGTDDLKNTVYSISDDYNDDDDVLLESEPVADIISRLGESLSTSPKCLSFNEAGEIEGLTGDLFDTTHHSLQMDDNLPNPFSSQNPTLDELSITIKDLTDSSEHANSYFISADKTNKESEAPIVISPDSCQEELPKDLSCRKRSEKSTDSIVTLSPSPRPISHSSDAIQSPQPSGLPAVPPSPDIFLQPKSISSAVMETLISQASSTGAKPRTIQQKEPLNLGKCRKSASPTVSCSEEAKRQSSTEDEPKPKRIKTDPESKTSNNCESTPGPTTDSNSIAISTGSSSTSSSSSHGNHGDSTRLVEMLTSGNDPDALTQLRLLIGNPAWKVPDPLLVPKDRLNAVLASPAREIPLLLTTRPELRLPEAFAFPNILQDPDILVISLSQLEKILETQDELLKMKTKTDASKKTAPSPLEVLKQTLTAQAAKQNPMMSSLLASGLAGDIDAATAAAFNQMLWLPYLGQMGQFGPELLKAMMNIPNSSPNVSDMLPFMGPRFQDFCGLASNPMDYKRQLEFAMWQDALSQVNSASLQRKQEAQKKAATTAVHVDRKPIIPPKTLEQQRSVAAVAAAASLFQQQTQQNKKPTSVMNQLNSLSIPQFMTPSMPNNRFNSNTRATTMQSPSSLQQQFSPTGFKNMPNLMSQAASAQMRQQTHRPQLSAAQKSRQSTNPMFSNNPFLNLPNNFQEFHEQQQQIARKLQKEQHHTREQMQHHQEEQKPRVTCKSLMNLLQPEKQQQLQKHNTNNKLANLMALPGIELYAAGQHDQIQQQLFLQQQQQQQQLLLQQQHLLQQQQQQSQQQQQQQQGKLKVKPGLHLLDPAAIQRRLLNTDELPEVGSTTNGIDDTTDLTSPLWHPLFGSAQKAPGNVSVGTTGSGSTSTGSGANSYNSPWQWTTITASGE from the coding sequence ATGAGTACAGACGTTAGTTCGCAATGGAGATCACTCGGATTCAACGGCAAGTCCGAGTCTCGGTCCAGATCTCCTGTTGCCCAATCTCTCCCCCAGTTACCTAAATTAATTCCTTTCCCAGAGAAGAAAGTAGCAAATAAAAATGTACGCAAgaaaaacaataacaataacctgAATAAGATTAACAGAAACCTTGACAAATCTATCACCTCACAATCAGAAATTGTTATCGACGGAAGCAAGTTTAACTTGAAACCAATCATTAAACTAAAAGCAGTTCCTTGGCCCCAACATAATTCCAATAAgaaacagcaacaacagcaaccgCAGGACGAAGACATCGGGGACGACATTAATAGTAAATTTACGAAAAATGACAGTAGTATAACGTGTGATGAAAAAATACGTCGCCCTGCTGAAAAGAGACAGCACTACAATATTGTTGCAGGGGAACGGAAAGATGTTGATGCGACTAAGCTGATATTTCGACGACGCAACACAACCCCTACAACAAGTCGTAGTGTGACAAGTGTCGTTGCTACaactaacaaaactcgcacgttaTCTACCCCAGCCACTTCTGCTGAGGACAGTATGCAATCCGTGCCGGGGAGCACGGAAAAGCCAACGCTAACGTTCAACAGTGCCGAAGTATTAGACACAGCCCTCATGAGGAACGTTAAAGCGGAGCCCAGCAGTAAAGTTCCAAAGCGAATTTTTAAACAGGAGCCAAGAGAAAGTCCTGTCACGCCAATCACCGCACTGATAAAATGCGAAGAAACCATCGAAACACATCGTAAATCGAATCGACGGAGACAATTCACCGatcgaataattgatacaatgtGCATACCGGAATTCTATTTCAAAGCCAGGTGTCGAAGTAAAACCAAAGCAAGCAGTTCTAAAAAAAGAAACCCGGTAGCTATAGCAGCTGCAGCTGCCAATAGAACCAATATCCGGGtaacacaaaacaaaaacaaaacaaacaccaGCAACGGCTCCAGTAGTATCAGTTGCAAAAAGGCAAAAGAGGTTAACACCCTAGAAGAATGTACCGTTCCCCGGTTGAATCCGATTTTTCTTTTTGTGAAGCAAGAAGATACACGCATTGTCGAGGTTCGTTGTGAGGACTATGACAGACGAAATCGTATACGAATAACCAAAACTTCTAATGGACTCTGGAGATCGTATCCACGTACGGACCCCAGTTCGTCGGTGGTGTTTTCTCTGTTGCCGAGACATGAAAACAAGACGGAACAGTCAACATTGCACTCAGACGGCATTCCAAAAGCAGAACTACCAAAGTACAAAAAATCTcacaagaagaaaaagaaacacAAAAAGGAAGTGAAACAAAGGGCGTTGATGAAGCGAACACTTCTTCGACCAGGGAGTAGAATAAGTTTGAATGTACATGAAGTTAATGAGTCCCAATTGTTCAACGATGAAGTGAACAATGAAGATGATGATGTTATTGACATAACGTTGTGTGACGAGCAGGATGCTAGTGACAGTTTTATGGATTTGAGCCGGTCAAATGTTAAtgttgaaaatattagtaatcGGAATAATTTAACCGTTGATAGTAACAATATCAGTAATTATAGTGATTGCAATACCAACAACAGTAGTCTAAATATCGCCACTAGCCTAGAAGAAATCAGTACCAGTAGTATTAATGCCACACGTAAAACAGATAGCAATAAGGACGACGCTAGTGACAACGACGTTGAGTTGATTCCAGAGTCCCAGGAAATCGTTCAACATGGACTGAATGATGGCAATAGTTGGTCGGAAGAACTGGATAATATCGAGGCACAGATACCATCAACTATCATCTCGGTGCAAAAGCTTCAACGCAATCGTGCCATTGCGCATGTCGGAGACAATGTTGAACAGCACACAACAACAGCGGCGCTCAATAATTTGATTGCACTAAATGAACTTGAGTTTAATCATCAGGAAAACCACGCGAACGAGTGCATTGAGAAAACATTCTCCTATCATTTGGAATCCCTGCAAGCGGTTGCGGCGGTGGCAGCTGCGGCTGCCGCCGCTGTCAGAGGTGCCTCCGCAACCATAACCGATGCAAGCAAACAGAGCACCATTGGTGAAACTACTGATGCTGCTGTCAGTGGTACAGCGCCCGCCACCAGCCCCACCATTCCAAGAGTAGGCGCTAGTGTGAGTGTAAAAGAAGTTGGGGAACAAGGTGGCAAATCGTTGCACacatcaacaacttccgatGCACCGACTGTGCATGAGATTGACGACGATGGAGACGAAGTGTGCGTTCTGGAGTCGGAGCCagtacagcagcagcaacaaacaAAAGgacgaaatgaaaatatgtgcctgGATAGCGCAGTATACGAAAATTGTAAGACGGAATCGGATTGCATCCAGAACGCGGAAGTGCAACCGCATATCACAATCAGTAGTGACAGTGAGCTGGAAGATGATGATCCAAAGCATCATCATTTGAGTGAATTTAACGATTGCAGTGACCTGATCGAAGGAATTCGTGAGATACAGTCTGCCAATCCGGAGGATTTACTACATGCCAACTGTGGTGAAAATACAATGACTGGTGCGGAGTTGCTCGATTCGCTGGTAGAGCAACGGTGTGAAGACAATCATATCTCGGGAACGGATGATCTCAAAAATACAGTTTATTCCATATCAGATGATTATAATGACGACGATGATGTTCTATTGGAATCAGAACCTGTTGCCGACATTATCTCCCGTCTTGGCGAATCTCTGAGTACATCACCAAAGTGTTTATCATTTAACGAAGCTGGTGAAATTGAAGGACTGACCGGTGATTTGTTCGATACCACACACCACTCTCTGCAAATGGACGATAACTTACCAAATCCATTTTCGTCGCAGAACCCAACACTTGACGAGTTATCAATTACGATAAAAGATCTAACCGATAGCAGCGAACATGCAAATTCTTATTTTATCAGTGCGGATAAAACGAACAAAGAATCTGAAGCTCCTATTGTTATATCACCCGATTCCTGCCAGGAAGAACTACCAAAAGATCTCAGCTGTCGCAAACGTAGTGAGAAGAGTACTGATTCAATTGTAACTCTCTCCCCATCACCCCGGCCAATATCACACAGTTCCGATGCCATTCAATCACCACAACCTAGTGGTTTACCAGCAGTCCCACCGTCGCCGGATATTTTCCTGCAACCGAAATCAATTTCAAGCGCCGTAATGGAAACACTCATTTCTCAAGCTTCCTCAACTGGTGCAAAACCTAGAACAATACAACAGAAAGAACCTCTGAATCTCGGTAAATGTCGAAAATCTGCTAGTCCGACGGTCAGCTGCTCGGAAGAGGCTAAGCGGCAATCAAGCACCGAAGATGAACCGAAACCCAAACGAATCAAAACCGATCCTGAGTCCAAAACATCCAACAATTGTGAATCAACTCCTGGTCCAACAACGGACAGCAATTCAATTGCTATAAGTACAGGCAGCAGTAGCACAAGTAGCTCATCCAGTCACGGTAATCATGGGGATTCCACTCGATTGGTGGAAATGCTTACCTCTGGTAACGATCCAGATGCACTTACGCAGTTGCGTTTGCTAATCGGTAACCCAGCATGGAAAGTACCTGATCCACTACTAGTGCCAAAAGATCGTCTCAATGCAGTTCTGGCATCGCCAGCCCGGGAAATTCCACTGTTACTAACCACTCGACCCGAACTGCGATTACCTGAAGCATTTGCGTTTCCGAATATTCTACAGGACCCGGACATTCTGGTTATATCATTATCGCAACTAGAAAAaatattagaaactcaagatgAGCTACTAAAGATGAAAACGAAAACGGATGCTAGTAAGAAAACTGCTCCGAGCCCGTTGGAAGTGTTGAAACAAACGCTCACAGCTCAAGCAGCCAAGCAAAACCCTATGATGAGTTCACTTCTGGCTTCCGGTTTGGCCGGAGATATCGATGCTGCTACGGCAGCAGCGTTTAATCAGATGCTCTGGTTACCATATCTAGGTCAGATGGGGCAATTCGGTCCTGAATTGCTGAAAGCAATGATGAACATTCCGAACTCCTCCCCAAATGTTTCCGATATGTTACCGTTCATGGGTCCAAGGTTTCAGGATTTCTGTGGATTAGCCAGTAACCCTATGGATTACAAGCGTCAGCTAGAGTTCGCCATGTGGCAAGATGCATTGAGCCAAGTCAACAGTGCCAGTTTGCAGCGGAAACAAGAAGCTCAGAAGAAAGCAGCAACCACAGCAGTTCATGTTGATCGCAAGCCTATAATACCGCCAAAGACCTTAGAGCAGCAAAGATCTGTGGCAGCAGTGGCTGCGGCTGCCAGTTTGTTCCAACAGCAaactcaacaaaataaaaaaccaACCTCCGTAATGAACCAACTTAACTCCCTCTCAATACCTCAATTTATGACGCCCTCGATGCCAAACAACCGTTTCAACAGTAATACACGAGCCACAACCATGCAATCTCCTTCATCACTTCAGCAGCAGTTCAGTCCGACAGGATTCAAAAATATGCCAAACTTGATGAGTCAGGCTGCGAGCGCACAGATGCGACAGCAAACCCACCGGCCGCAACTATCTGCTGCTCAGAAGAGTAGACAAAGTACCAATCCCATGTTCTCAAACAATCCCTTCTTGAACCTTCCAAACAACTTCCAAGAATTCCACGAACAACAGCAACAAATCGCTCGGAAGTTACAAAAAGAACAACATCACACCCGAGAACAGATGCAGCATCATCAAGAAGAGCAGAAACCTCGAGTTACCTGCAAATCATTGATGAATTTACTGCAACCGGAGAAACAACAGCAACTGCAGAAACACAATACCAACAATAAACTAGCTAATCTAATGGCTTTACCTGGTATTGAACTATATGCAGCTGGTCAACATGACCAGATTCAGCAGCAATTGTTCctacagcagcaacagcagcaacaacaactgcTGCTCCAACAGCAGCATTTgctacaacagcagcagcaacaatctcaacaacaacaacagcagcaacaaggaAAATTAAAAGTAAAACCCGGATTGCATCTGCTAGATCCGGCAGCCATTCAGAGGCGGCTGCTGAACACCGATGAGTTGCCCGAAGTGGGTAGCACCACCAACGGAATTGATGATACGACGGATCTAACCTCCCCGTTGTGGCATCCACTGTTTGGAAG